From Amycolatopsis cihanbeyliensis, a single genomic window includes:
- a CDS encoding hydantoinase/oxoprolinase family protein, translated as MGRYRASFDIGGTFTDVIAYDEETGHYVAGKAATTPEDLTEGVFTALDSVIDSAGDISFAVHGTTQGLNTLLQRRGPRVLLLATAGAGDTYHIARGPRTRLYDLHYRKPEPLVPLRDIVEVGGRIGAAGEELDPLDEAAVRAAARRYRTEGFGAIAVGYLFSYANPAHERRTREILREELGDEVTISLSHEAAKEWREYERTSSAVLEAYTGPVTQRYLASLGSDLRERGLSVPLHVMQSSGGILTAESARDHPLQTLLSGPVGGTMGGVALAEHRGRRNLICVDMGGTSFDVSLVIDGRPDISAEAKIEGLPMLMSVVNIHTVGAGGGSTAWIEAGGLRVGPQSAGAHPGPACYGRGGTEPTVTDANLVLGRIIPEWFAGGELALDAASAEVAITQLGERLGLDPVPMAEGMCDVANAKMAQAIRTITVSRGVEPREFDLVAFGGAGPMHAAFIARELGISDIIVPRFPGAFSAWGMLQAEIRKDFSEPYFYRDADLDTGHMAVQLHAMAERALRSLDSEGVPEANRRVAHAVDVRYVEQEYTLTVDLIDAGEPRREDFREVLAKRFGQLHETRYGHANPGAPIELVVLRTTALGDLGRAETERFQPMSRHGVPYRAREAVFNGEKQYAAVVRREDLAAGHRLDGPAVVVEATATTVVPPGWSLSVDSVGSLVVRDREQQ; from the coding sequence ATGGGCCGGTACCGAGCGTCCTTCGACATCGGCGGCACCTTCACCGATGTGATCGCCTACGACGAGGAAACCGGACACTACGTCGCGGGCAAAGCCGCGACAACCCCGGAGGACCTCACCGAAGGCGTCTTCACCGCGCTCGACTCGGTCATCGACTCGGCGGGGGACATCTCCTTTGCCGTGCACGGCACCACCCAGGGCCTGAACACGCTGCTGCAGCGGCGCGGTCCCCGGGTACTCCTGCTGGCCACCGCGGGCGCGGGGGACACGTACCACATCGCGCGGGGGCCGCGGACCCGCCTGTACGACCTGCACTACCGCAAGCCGGAGCCGCTGGTCCCGTTGCGGGACATCGTCGAGGTCGGCGGGCGGATCGGCGCCGCGGGCGAGGAGCTCGACCCGCTGGACGAGGCGGCCGTGCGCGCCGCCGCCCGCCGGTACCGCACGGAAGGGTTCGGCGCGATCGCGGTCGGCTACCTGTTCAGCTACGCCAACCCGGCACATGAGCGGCGCACCAGGGAGATCCTGCGCGAGGAGCTGGGCGACGAGGTCACCATCTCCCTCTCGCACGAGGCCGCGAAGGAGTGGCGCGAGTACGAGCGCACCTCCTCGGCCGTGCTGGAGGCCTACACCGGCCCGGTCACCCAGCGGTACCTCGCCAGCCTGGGGTCCGACCTGCGCGAGCGCGGCCTTTCCGTGCCGCTGCACGTGATGCAGTCCTCCGGCGGCATTCTCACCGCCGAGTCCGCACGCGACCATCCCTTGCAGACACTGCTGTCCGGTCCGGTCGGCGGCACCATGGGTGGTGTCGCGCTCGCCGAGCACCGCGGGCGGCGCAACCTGATCTGCGTGGACATGGGGGGCACCTCCTTCGACGTGTCCCTGGTGATCGACGGCCGGCCGGACATCTCGGCCGAGGCCAAGATCGAGGGCCTGCCCATGTTGATGAGCGTGGTGAACATCCACACCGTCGGCGCGGGCGGCGGGTCCACGGCGTGGATCGAGGCGGGGGGCCTGCGGGTCGGGCCGCAGTCGGCCGGTGCCCATCCCGGGCCCGCGTGCTACGGCCGCGGCGGCACCGAACCCACGGTGACCGACGCGAACCTGGTACTCGGCCGGATCATCCCGGAATGGTTCGCCGGCGGGGAGCTCGCGCTGGACGCCGCGTCGGCCGAGGTCGCGATCACCCAGCTCGGCGAGCGGCTCGGGCTGGATCCGGTGCCGATGGCCGAGGGCATGTGCGACGTGGCCAACGCCAAGATGGCGCAGGCGATCCGCACGATCACCGTGTCCCGCGGAGTCGAGCCGCGCGAGTTCGACCTGGTCGCCTTCGGCGGCGCCGGGCCGATGCACGCCGCCTTCATCGCCCGTGAGCTGGGCATCAGCGACATCATCGTGCCGCGGTTCCCCGGCGCCTTCTCCGCCTGGGGCATGCTGCAGGCCGAGATCCGCAAGGACTTCTCCGAGCCGTACTTCTACCGGGACGCCGACCTGGACACCGGGCACATGGCCGTGCAGTTGCACGCCATGGCCGAGCGGGCGCTGCGATCACTGGACAGCGAGGGCGTCCCGGAGGCCAACCGTCGCGTCGCGCATGCCGTGGATGTGCGGTACGTGGAGCAGGAGTACACCCTCACCGTCGACCTGATCGACGCCGGCGAGCCGCGCAGGGAGGACTTCCGCGAGGTGCTCGCCAAGCGGTTCGGGCAGTTGCACGAGACCCGCTACGGCCACGCCAACCCGGGCGCCCCGATCGAGCTGGTGGTGCTGCGTACCACGGCGCTCGGTGATCTCGGGCGCGCCGAGACCGAACGGTTCCAGCCGATGAGCAGGCACGGAGTCCCGTACCGGGCGCGCGAGGCCGTGTTCAACGGCGAGAAGCAGTACGCCGCCGTGGTCCGCAGGGAGGACCTGGCCGCTGGGCACCGGCTGGACGGGCCGGCCGTGGTGGTCGAGGCCACCGCGACCACGGTGGTTCCACCCGGATGGAGCCTTTCGGTCGACTCCGTCGGTTCGCTCGTCGTGCGAGACAGGGAGCAGCAATGA
- a CDS encoding hydantoinase B/oxoprolinase family protein, which translates to MTRQHTADPVVVEIIRNALSSAAEDMNATLIRSAYTPIIYECGDCVVALLDDRHQVLGQSAGLPIFLGNLETCTRATEERFGREIWRPGDVWILNDSYLGGTHLNDVTIFGPVFVGAELVGFTATRAHWIDVGSKDPGGSMDSVNIFQEGLRLGPQKLIDGGAEVHGVIDTIATNVRFPYPTTGDMHAMIATIRMGQNRLAEIVQRWGLDTLRAARDEIFAQTERIEREVIDGIPDGIYHAEGFLDNDGIELDKPIPVKLRITVCGDNIEFDVTESADQAEGPVNCGTAQAVAACRVGYKLLVSPDVPGNGGSFRPLTVQVREGSVFGAQAPAACQWYFSHLGLLIDLVARALAPAMPEKVAGASHGDSMIALFAGHDPRTGRDYVSLEATLGGWGAWQGSDGESALINNVNGSLKDLPIEVVETCYPMRVIDYRIRTDSGGSGRWRGGNGVVREYVVQHDCTVSLWFERSVTPAWGLFGGQEAKPPEVTINPGRADERRMLKCNGYRLRAGDVVRCMTGGGGGFGDPWERDSAAVQADVADRLISAEQATEEYGVPIEAGPEPTHSPRGESE; encoded by the coding sequence ATGACCAGGCAGCACACCGCGGACCCGGTCGTCGTGGAGATCATCCGCAACGCGCTGTCCTCGGCGGCCGAGGACATGAACGCCACGCTGATCCGCTCGGCGTACACCCCGATCATCTACGAATGCGGTGACTGCGTGGTCGCCCTGCTGGACGACCGGCACCAGGTGCTCGGGCAGTCCGCCGGGCTACCGATCTTCCTCGGCAATCTGGAGACCTGCACCAGGGCCACCGAGGAGAGGTTCGGCAGGGAGATCTGGCGACCGGGCGATGTGTGGATCCTGAACGACAGCTACCTCGGCGGCACGCATCTCAACGATGTCACCATTTTCGGCCCGGTGTTCGTCGGTGCGGAACTGGTCGGGTTCACCGCCACCCGCGCGCACTGGATCGACGTCGGTTCCAAGGATCCCGGCGGGTCGATGGATTCGGTGAACATCTTCCAGGAAGGGCTGCGCCTCGGACCGCAGAAGCTGATCGACGGTGGCGCCGAGGTGCACGGGGTGATCGACACGATCGCCACCAACGTGCGCTTCCCTTACCCCACCACCGGCGACATGCACGCGATGATCGCCACCATCCGAATGGGACAGAACCGGCTGGCCGAGATCGTGCAACGCTGGGGACTGGACACCCTGCGCGCCGCGCGAGACGAGATCTTCGCGCAGACCGAACGGATCGAGCGCGAGGTGATCGACGGCATCCCGGACGGGATCTACCACGCCGAGGGATTCCTGGACAACGACGGGATCGAGCTGGACAAACCGATCCCGGTGAAGTTGCGGATCACGGTGTGCGGGGACAACATCGAGTTCGACGTCACCGAGTCCGCCGACCAGGCCGAGGGACCGGTGAACTGCGGCACCGCACAGGCGGTCGCAGCCTGCCGGGTGGGCTACAAGCTACTGGTGAGCCCGGACGTGCCGGGCAACGGCGGCTCCTTCCGGCCGCTGACCGTGCAGGTGCGCGAGGGCTCGGTGTTCGGCGCGCAAGCACCCGCCGCCTGCCAGTGGTACTTCTCCCACCTCGGCCTGCTGATCGATCTGGTCGCCAGGGCACTCGCGCCGGCGATGCCGGAGAAGGTGGCCGGAGCCAGCCACGGCGACTCGATGATCGCGCTGTTCGCCGGGCACGACCCGCGTACCGGCAGGGATTACGTGAGCCTGGAGGCAACTCTGGGCGGCTGGGGCGCGTGGCAGGGCTCGGACGGGGAGAGCGCACTGATCAACAACGTGAACGGCTCGCTGAAGGACCTGCCGATCGAGGTGGTGGAGACCTGCTACCCGATGCGGGTGATCGACTACCGGATCAGAACGGACTCCGGGGGCTCCGGCCGCTGGCGTGGTGGCAACGGGGTTGTCCGGGAGTACGTTGTGCAGCACGACTGCACGGTCTCGCTGTGGTTCGAACGCTCGGTGACCCCGGCGTGGGGCCTTTTCGGCGGGCAGGAGGCCAAACCCCCCGAGGTGACCATCAACCCGGGTCGGGCGGACGAGCGCAGAATGCTCAAATGCAACGGTTACCGGCTACGTGCCGGTGACGTGGTTCGCTGCATGACCGGTGGCGGGGGTGGCTTCGGCGACCCGTGGGAGCGCGACTCCGCCGCCGTGCAGGCGGACGTCGCCGATCGGCTCATCTCCGCCGAGCAGGCGACCGAGGAATACGGCGTGCCCATCGAAGCAGGCCCGGAACCGACGCACTCACCGCGTGGTGAGTCCGAGTAA
- a CDS encoding DUF222 domain-containing protein — translation MSRSFGIDTSRMGEEELLAALGGRTTAGRRGYRDVAVLAREILRINAYDARQRVAHARAVVARHGPTGTPLKPDLPEVGAAVAEGAIGPEHEEAIRATMARFPRPVSLPDREHAEALLTTAAREYEPHTVTALGREIVARLNQDGNPPTEHHLTRPTRFLDWRDTQGGRLRGTFELDAETAALVTGLIEPRAKPHSSPEEPDRRSKHQRQGDASADMLRAAARCPDDGPTEPGEPVTVMVSITPDDLKHGTGHGLLHGQESHSATQIRRIACDTYVAPALLGSTGEILNIGQKHRTIPLTIRRALILRDNGCTFPDHRRKPKQCQAHLIFRANGGPTALHNLTLLYPHHHHNLIHHTEWHIRIRNGLPEFIPPTFLHPKRKPRRNLLHRAEVNDSQSPAP, via the coding sequence GTGAGCAGGAGTTTCGGCATCGACACCTCCCGCATGGGCGAGGAGGAACTACTGGCCGCGCTGGGCGGCCGCACCACCGCCGGGCGGCGGGGGTATCGGGATGTGGCCGTGTTGGCGCGGGAGATCCTGCGCATCAACGCTTATGACGCCCGGCAACGGGTGGCCCACGCCCGGGCAGTGGTGGCCCGGCACGGCCCCACCGGTACCCCGCTGAAGCCGGACCTGCCCGAGGTGGGTGCCGCCGTGGCGGAGGGCGCGATCGGGCCCGAACATGAGGAGGCCATCCGCGCCACCATGGCCAGGTTTCCGCGGCCGGTGAGCCTGCCCGACCGGGAACACGCCGAGGCGCTGCTGACCACAGCCGCCCGGGAATACGAACCCCACACCGTGACCGCGCTGGGGCGAGAGATCGTGGCCCGCCTGAACCAGGACGGAAACCCACCCACCGAACACCACCTGACGCGGCCCACCCGGTTTCTGGACTGGCGCGACACCCAAGGTGGACGCCTACGCGGCACCTTCGAGTTGGATGCCGAGACCGCGGCGTTGGTGACCGGCCTGATCGAACCCCGCGCCAAGCCCCACAGCAGCCCCGAGGAACCCGACCGGCGCAGCAAACACCAGCGGCAAGGCGACGCGTCCGCCGACATGCTCCGGGCCGCGGCCCGATGCCCGGACGACGGACCCACCGAACCCGGCGAACCCGTCACCGTCATGGTCTCGATCACCCCGGACGACCTCAAACACGGCACCGGCCACGGGCTCCTGCACGGGCAGGAATCGCACTCCGCCACCCAGATCCGGCGCATAGCCTGCGATACCTACGTGGCGCCCGCCCTACTGGGCAGCACCGGCGAGATCCTGAACATCGGGCAGAAACACCGCACCATCCCCCTCACCATCCGCCGAGCCCTGATCCTGCGAGACAACGGGTGCACGTTCCCCGACCACCGCCGCAAACCCAAACAATGCCAAGCACACCTGATCTTCCGGGCCAACGGTGGCCCGACCGCACTACACAACCTGACACTGCTATACCCCCATCATCACCACAACCTGATCCACCACACCGAATGGCACATCCGCATCCGCAACGGACTCCCCGAATTCATCCCACCCACCTTCCTGCACCCGAAACGAAAACCCAGACGCAACCTCCTCCACCGCGCTGAGGTCAACGATTCCCAGTCGCCCGCGCCGTAG
- a CDS encoding penicillin-insensitive murein endopeptidase codes for MRALFRLAMTVLLLTGSVVLAGQAHAFSGAFVPTQSKGNRGVDVLAAQYLLRQHRQQVEADGVFGSGTEEAVRAFQAAEGLGVDGIVGPNTWGALTVTIRQGDQGDAVRAVQAQLNAKDDAGLAVSGGYDSATRSAVLDFQRHAGIGVDGVTGPVTWRNLLWHYDYPDFSAGLCDQDPDGNGRVNWGTGAAVGQLEEAARRFGDTGQGRVPLGDISREHGGSLSGHSSHQVGLDVDVWPIRSDSAQCTAGRITWRSSTYNRAATRKLVQRIRASAPGHVKLILFNDPELIREGLTTHYANHDNHLHVRYCQVVHPSSLYRC; via the coding sequence ATGAGAGCGTTGTTTCGACTTGCCATGACGGTGCTGCTGCTGACCGGATCGGTGGTACTTGCCGGGCAGGCACACGCGTTTTCCGGCGCGTTCGTTCCCACCCAGAGCAAGGGCAACCGCGGGGTGGACGTGCTGGCCGCGCAGTATTTGCTGCGGCAGCACCGGCAGCAGGTCGAGGCGGACGGGGTGTTCGGTTCGGGCACCGAGGAGGCGGTCCGCGCCTTCCAGGCCGCGGAGGGGCTCGGGGTGGACGGTATCGTCGGGCCGAACACCTGGGGCGCGCTCACCGTGACCATCCGGCAGGGTGATCAGGGGGACGCGGTACGGGCCGTGCAGGCGCAGCTCAACGCGAAGGACGACGCGGGCCTGGCCGTTTCCGGCGGTTACGATTCCGCCACCCGTTCGGCGGTGCTGGACTTCCAGCGCCACGCGGGGATCGGCGTCGACGGCGTCACCGGACCGGTAACCTGGCGGAACCTGTTGTGGCACTACGACTACCCGGATTTCTCGGCCGGGCTGTGCGATCAGGATCCGGACGGCAACGGCAGGGTGAACTGGGGCACCGGCGCCGCCGTCGGTCAACTCGAGGAGGCCGCGCGCCGGTTCGGTGACACCGGGCAGGGGCGGGTTCCGCTCGGCGATATCTCCCGGGAGCACGGCGGGAGCCTCAGCGGGCACTCCAGCCACCAGGTCGGGCTGGACGTCGACGTCTGGCCGATCCGTTCCGACTCGGCGCAATGCACGGCCGGCCGGATCACCTGGCGTTCCTCGACCTATAACCGGGCCGCGACGAGGAAACTGGTGCAGCGGATCCGGGCGAGCGCTCCCGGGCACGTCAAGCTCATCCTGTTCAACGACCCTGAGCTGATCCGGGAAGGACTGACCACCCACTACGCCAACCACGACAACCATCTGCACGTGCGATACTGCCAGGTGGTGCATCCGAGTTCGCTGTACCGCTGCTGA
- a CDS encoding methyltransferase family protein produces MAAVALTLYAVYVLAAFVLRGLKQYRRTGETGFRGVRGRPGSTEWWGGALFALALVLGPAGPAVQLAGVLAPLAFLDHQAVAVVGLVLAGAGILATLLAQRNMGTSWRIGVDQREVTALVTAGAFALARNPIFTAMVSAALGLLLLAPNPVAVAGLACLVAAIQIQVRVVEEPYLIAVHGDAYRAYAASTGRFLPRVGRLP; encoded by the coding sequence GTGGCCGCGGTCGCCTTGACGTTGTATGCCGTGTACGTGCTGGCCGCCTTCGTGCTGCGCGGCCTGAAGCAGTACCGCCGCACCGGTGAGACCGGCTTCCGGGGCGTGCGCGGGCGGCCAGGGTCGACGGAATGGTGGGGCGGGGCACTGTTCGCGCTCGCGCTGGTCCTGGGGCCGGCCGGGCCGGCCGTGCAGCTGGCCGGTGTGCTCGCGCCACTTGCCTTCCTGGATCACCAGGCGGTGGCGGTGGTCGGTCTGGTGCTCGCCGGAGCCGGGATCCTCGCCACCCTGCTCGCGCAGCGGAACATGGGTACCTCCTGGCGAATCGGCGTCGACCAGCGGGAGGTCACCGCGCTGGTCACGGCGGGCGCCTTCGCGCTGGCCCGGAACCCGATCTTCACCGCCATGGTCAGCGCGGCGCTCGGCCTGCTACTGCTCGCGCCGAACCCGGTGGCGGTGGCGGGCCTGGCCTGTCTGGTGGCCGCGATCCAGATTCAGGTTCGCGTGGTGGAGGAGCCCTACCTCATCGCCGTGCACGGCGATGCCTACCGCGCATACGCCGCGAGCACCGGACGATTCCTGCCGCGCGTCGGTCGCCTCCCGTGA
- a CDS encoding cation transporter, whose translation MSESSERMRPPAVAQPDGCADDRCADDRCAPREAVRTAALSRRVRLLVAATITYNLIESVVAISAGAVAGSTALIGFGLDSVIEVASATAVAWQFSGADPAARERTALKVIAVSFFALAAYVTFESVRTLAGSATAEHSTVGIVLAAVSLIVMPLLSRAQRSAGRGLGSASAVADSKQTMLCAYLSGVLLVGLLANSLFGWSWADPIVALVIAAVAVKEGREAWRGNHCC comes from the coding sequence ATGAGCGAGAGTAGCGAGCGCATGCGGCCGCCCGCCGTCGCCCAGCCGGACGGCTGTGCCGATGACCGCTGTGCCGATGACCGCTGTGCCCCGCGGGAGGCGGTGCGCACGGCCGCACTGTCCCGGCGGGTGCGGCTGCTGGTGGCCGCGACCATCACCTACAACCTCATCGAGTCCGTGGTCGCGATCTCCGCGGGGGCGGTGGCGGGCTCGACCGCGCTGATCGGATTCGGCCTGGACTCGGTGATCGAGGTAGCCTCCGCCACGGCGGTCGCGTGGCAGTTCTCCGGGGCCGATCCGGCGGCTCGGGAGCGCACCGCGCTCAAGGTGATCGCGGTGTCCTTCTTCGCGCTGGCCGCCTACGTCACGTTCGAGTCGGTCCGCACGCTGGCCGGGTCGGCCACGGCAGAGCACTCGACCGTAGGGATCGTGCTGGCCGCCGTATCGCTGATCGTCATGCCGCTGCTGTCGCGGGCCCAGCGCAGCGCCGGGCGGGGACTCGGCTCGGCCAGCGCGGTCGCGGACTCGAAGCAGACGATGCTGTGCGCCTACCTGTCCGGGGTGCTGCTGGTCGGGCTGCTGGCGAACAGCCTGTTCGGCTGGTCCTGGGCCGATCCGATCGTCGCGCTGGTCATCGCGGCGGTGGCGGTCAAGGAGGGCCGCGAGGCCTGGCGCGGCAACCACTGCTGCTGA
- a CDS encoding FAD-dependent oxidoreductase — translation MGLPGTRRLDTVSLDEWLALHEVAGRGRELTAALVEGFATRPLDELSAAHAAWWIAAAGGLVAVPLPALRQLALSPPPSSAFRSAMHAMTYGRASKIVATVTGDPPVRHRAVLGAGPLAIAWRHGSTLAGIGITDDTAPAALASDLATAFGLDPAQLNHSACTNWTEHPHIGGSHLVHTPGQLTQHAAALRYADRRARVRYAGADFSGWPNSMEGAVRSGQAAATGLVSSRRAGWAR, via the coding sequence GTGGGACTCCCCGGGACACGTCGCCTCGACACCGTCAGTCTCGACGAATGGCTCGCCCTGCACGAGGTGGCCGGGCGGGGGCGAGAACTCACCGCGGCACTCGTCGAAGGGTTCGCCACCCGTCCGCTCGACGAGCTGTCCGCCGCGCACGCCGCCTGGTGGATTGCCGCCGCGGGAGGGCTGGTCGCCGTACCGCTGCCGGCCCTACGGCAACTGGCGCTCTCCCCGCCACCGTCCTCGGCCTTCCGATCCGCCATGCACGCCATGACGTACGGACGAGCCAGCAAGATCGTCGCCACCGTCACCGGCGACCCGCCGGTACGGCACCGAGCCGTGCTGGGTGCAGGCCCGTTGGCGATCGCGTGGCGGCACGGGTCCACCCTCGCCGGCATCGGTATCACCGACGACACCGCACCCGCGGCGCTGGCGAGCGATCTGGCCACCGCGTTCGGTCTCGATCCTGCCCAGCTCAACCATTCGGCCTGCACGAACTGGACCGAGCATCCGCATATCGGAGGTAGCCATCTGGTCCACACGCCCGGGCAACTCACCCAGCACGCGGCGGCCCTACGGTACGCCGACCGCCGTGCCAGAGTGCGCTACGCGGGGGCGGACTTCAGCGGCTGGCCCAACTCCATGGAGGGCGCCGTACGATCCGGGCAGGCGGCCGCGACCGGCCTGGTCAGTTCGCGCCGTGCCGGGTGGGCGCGCTGA
- a CDS encoding PucR family transcriptional regulator: protein MSTSRIRVPEVLTVAELVRYGPLGKARALVNGNIDQQVSAVTLVSELDQVRQCQPNSAVVVHHAAAHGIWAVESALRLAWERTASCVVAPAGVAETRSTVLLAERLRLPLFVVDQDPAGYALELAAAIASPEAARAQLTSRCAVLFGERSTPRGIVGVINAEVPGVSVALRTEDGHPLVGQATATRSGSRQVRVAVPGPDGRPWAVLVAKLAVWSPSWAEVVQTILRLARAPLAASVARSRLLLAQQAARERLLLERLLGRGAGKAADAGNGEDDQATEDAEQAAAELGWRLDGGQVAVFLRPATDDADVEAATPGVLATWREAFPEQPLVPLGRGWVSWWTGEQADCPAVAATLRRHLDRPTGPVPLAAGVGARGEALGGLRRSLGEAELAAAMAIRGGAGAVELFEELGPRVVLACLPTAEVAAVAEVALAGLIGGADGPALVATLGALLDCGGSTGQAAERLGLHRNTVRARLERIRAAGIDLDAPEQRLAVHLASYAWLSAPTRHGAN, encoded by the coding sequence GTGAGTACGAGCCGGATCCGGGTACCCGAGGTCCTGACGGTCGCCGAGCTGGTCCGCTACGGCCCGCTCGGCAAGGCACGTGCGCTGGTGAACGGCAACATCGACCAGCAGGTCTCCGCGGTCACCCTGGTCAGCGAGCTGGACCAGGTTCGGCAGTGCCAGCCGAACTCCGCGGTGGTGGTGCACCATGCCGCGGCGCACGGGATCTGGGCGGTGGAGTCCGCGCTGCGCCTGGCATGGGAGCGCACGGCATCCTGCGTGGTCGCACCCGCGGGGGTCGCCGAGACCCGATCCACCGTGCTGCTCGCCGAGCGGTTGCGGCTGCCACTGTTCGTGGTGGACCAGGACCCGGCCGGGTACGCGCTGGAACTGGCCGCCGCGATCGCCAGCCCCGAGGCGGCACGGGCCCAGCTGACTTCCCGGTGCGCGGTCCTGTTCGGGGAGCGTTCCACCCCGCGCGGCATCGTCGGCGTGATCAACGCGGAGGTGCCGGGGGTGAGCGTGGCACTGCGGACCGAGGACGGGCATCCGCTGGTGGGGCAGGCGACTGCCACCCGTTCCGGCTCGCGGCAGGTGCGGGTGGCGGTACCGGGCCCGGACGGCAGGCCGTGGGCCGTGCTCGTCGCCAAGCTGGCTGTGTGGTCGCCTTCCTGGGCCGAGGTGGTGCAGACCATCCTGCGCTTGGCGCGGGCCCCGCTGGCCGCCTCGGTCGCAAGGTCCCGCCTGCTGCTGGCGCAGCAGGCCGCCAGGGAGCGGTTGTTGCTCGAGCGCCTGCTCGGGCGCGGCGCGGGGAAGGCGGCGGACGCCGGGAACGGCGAGGACGACCAGGCCACCGAGGACGCCGAGCAGGCCGCGGCGGAGCTGGGCTGGCGGCTCGACGGTGGGCAGGTCGCGGTGTTCCTGCGACCGGCGACCGATGACGCCGATGTCGAGGCCGCGACCCCCGGCGTGCTCGCCACCTGGCGTGAGGCGTTCCCCGAGCAGCCGCTGGTGCCGCTCGGCCGCGGCTGGGTGAGTTGGTGGACCGGCGAACAGGCGGACTGCCCCGCCGTCGCGGCCACCCTGCGCCGGCACCTGGACCGGCCGACCGGCCCGGTGCCGCTGGCGGCAGGCGTCGGTGCCCGAGGCGAGGCGCTGGGCGGGCTGCGCCGCTCGCTCGGCGAGGCGGAACTGGCCGCGGCGATGGCCATCCGCGGCGGTGCCGGGGCGGTGGAGCTGTTCGAGGAGCTCGGTCCCCGGGTCGTGCTGGCCTGCCTGCCGACCGCCGAGGTCGCCGCGGTGGCCGAGGTCGCGCTTGCCGGCCTGATCGGCGGCGCCGACGGGCCCGCCCTGGTCGCCACGCTGGGTGCGTTGCTGGACTGCGGCGGATCCACCGGCCAGGCGGCCGAGCGGCTCGGCCTGCATCGCAACACGGTACGGGCCCGGCTGGAGCGGATCAGGGCCGCGGGCATCGACCTCGACGCTCCCGAGCAACGGCTGGCCGTGCACCTGGCCAGCTACGCCTGGCTCAGCGCGCCCACCCGGCACGGCGCGAACTGA
- a CDS encoding DUF917 domain-containing protein: MNTLSAEDLPAYVAGARLLVSSASDTGMDALVDWVDELLRRNGPVPLLGLDEVDGETLTAAIGILGSPAATAELPPVGDEPEAIVRALEDRLGEKLGAVMPLNAALVNALFPVAAAASLGLPLLDCDGMGRIFPLIHQTSYALAGIPLTPLTAASAIGDRITMDAAPVRAERLMRAAMNSAGGWMLCAMHSCRVAELRAGAIRGSVSRLVRVGELLRTAADHGAVLAGLKRTLRARRLGSGRVVELGHGTRPAEAGYPATPTSVVVHETHSSGRLIRLEAQNELLLAVIDGAVAAAVPDVLCLLDRQEVRIIGLERVAIGDHVDVLVVPAAPVWHSAEGLALAGPRAFGFPVQHPGRKPTS, translated from the coding sequence ATGAACACCCTCTCCGCCGAGGACCTGCCCGCCTACGTGGCCGGCGCCCGGCTGCTGGTGTCCTCCGCCTCGGACACCGGGATGGACGCGCTGGTCGACTGGGTGGACGAACTGCTGCGCCGCAACGGTCCGGTGCCCCTGCTCGGCCTGGACGAGGTGGACGGCGAGACGCTGACCGCGGCGATCGGCATCCTTGGTTCGCCCGCCGCGACAGCCGAGCTGCCGCCGGTGGGGGACGAGCCGGAGGCGATCGTGCGCGCACTGGAGGACCGGCTCGGCGAGAAGCTGGGTGCGGTGATGCCGCTGAACGCCGCGCTGGTGAACGCCCTGTTCCCGGTGGCGGCCGCGGCCTCGCTCGGGCTACCGCTGCTGGACTGTGACGGGATGGGCCGGATCTTCCCGTTGATCCACCAGACCAGCTACGCGCTGGCGGGTATCCCGCTGACCCCGTTGACCGCGGCCAGCGCGATCGGCGACCGGATCACGATGGACGCCGCCCCGGTGCGAGCCGAGCGGTTGATGCGGGCGGCGATGAACTCCGCGGGTGGCTGGATGCTGTGCGCCATGCATTCCTGCCGGGTCGCCGAACTCCGCGCGGGGGCGATCCGGGGTTCGGTGAGCAGGCTGGTCCGGGTCGGCGAGCTGTTGCGCACCGCGGCCGACCACGGCGCGGTACTGGCCGGGCTGAAGCGGACGTTGCGCGCGCGAAGGCTGGGCAGCGGCAGGGTGGTCGAGCTCGGCCACGGCACCCGGCCCGCCGAGGCGGGGTACCCGGCCACCCCGACCAGTGTGGTGGTGCACGAGACGCACAGCTCGGGACGGTTGATCCGGTTGGAGGCGCAGAACGAACTGCTGCTCGCGGTGATCGACGGTGCGGTGGCCGCGGCGGTGCCGGACGTGCTGTGCCTGCTCGACCGGCAGGAGGTGCGGATCATCGGTTTGGAGCGGGTGGCGATCGGCGACCACGTGGACGTGCTGGTCGTGCCCGCCGCGCCGGTGTGGCACAGTGCGGAAGGCCTGGCACTGGCGGGACCGCGCGCCTTCGGTTTCCCGGTCCAGCACCCAGGGAGGAAACCCACGTCGTGA